ATGGTTTTGGAGGGCCGCACCTCCGGTACGGCCGGACAAGCCGAAACCTGGCGGCTGGAGGTCAACAAGTATGAGGAAGGCGATGCGTTTCCCCAGTTGCCGGGCCGACTTACCCTTATGCTCGACACCGGGGAAAAGGGCGTCCTGCGGATCAGATCGCGCGAGCTGCGCGATGCGTCCTGGCCGAAATCTGCCATGGAACTGATCCTGCCGGAAAACACCCAGGTCCGTCGGCTGGACGGGCTGCCCGAACCGGAAAACGGCGGAACCGCCCGCACTATCGAGGAAACATCATGACCCAAGAGCGCAAGGAATCCCTGCCCGAACTGTTTCTGCTCGGGCTCAGGACGTGGCTCGCAGAAATGAAATGGCTGTGCCGGAGCCTGGTCCGGCGCTTTGAAATCAGTCGCCTTGAAAAAGAGCTGGAACAGGAATATGCCCTTCTCGGGCGCATCGCCGAGGCTCCCAGAGGCAAGATGGAAGAAAAGGAAATGAGCCTGAAGCAGATCGAGTTCCTCAAGTCCGAGATCGAGACACTCGGGACCGAACTTGCCCGCGATCGGGAACAGCGCATGGCCAAGTTGCGCGAACAGGCCGAACGGGATTAGGAGAAAAAAATGGGCAAGACCATCATCATCGGCTCGGACCACGGCGGATTCAACCTCAAGCAGGCGTGCATCGCGGCCCTGAAGGACTGGGGCTTCGACGTCCGCGACATGGGACCGGACTGCACGGATTCCTGCGACTACCCGATTTTCGCGGCCAAGGTGGCCGAAGCGGTCAAGGCGGACCACGACCTGCTGGGCGTGCTCATCTGCGGCACGGGCCAGGGCATGTCCATGACCGCGAACCGCATGGGCGTGCGTGCGGCCCTGTGCACGGACGAATTCACGGCCCGCATGGCGCGCGGCCACAATGACGCCCGCATCCTGTGCATGGGCGAGCGCGTGGTCGGGCAGGGCCTCGCTCTCGGCATTCTCAAGGCATTTCTGGAAACCGGATTCGAGGGCGATCGCCACAGACGGCGCATCGACCTCATCGACACGGTTGCCGAATAAAACCACTTTCAAAAGGGTCACACAAAATGACGAATGAAACCCAGATGGCCGAAAAGACCGTTGCCGTTGTCAAAGGCCTGATCATGGACGGCGTTGCCAAGGCGAACTCCGGCCATCCCGGCGGGGCCATGTCCTCCGCGGACTTCGCCACCATTCTGTATTCGGAGTTCCTGAACTTCAACCCGGACGATCCCCAGTGGTTCAATCGCGACAGGTTCATCCTGTCCGCCGGGCACGAATCCATGCTGCTCTACAGCCTGCTTCACCTGAACGGGTTTCTGGGCATGGACGATCTCAGGAACTTCCGCCAGATGGGCAGCCTGACCCCGGGCCACCCCGAAGTGCACCTGACTCCGGGCGTGGAAGCCACCACCGGTCCTCTGGGTCAGGGCTTTGCCATGTCCGTGGGCTTTGCCGCTGCCGAAGCGTTCCTGCGCGCCAGGCTTGGTGCGGACGTCATGGACCACTTCACCTATGTCCTTGCCTCGGACGGCGACCTGCAGGAACCCATTGCCATGGGCGCGGCCTCTCTGGCCGGTCTGTGGGGACTGGGCAAGCTCGTGGTGTTCCACGACTCCAACAAGATCCAGCTCGCCGGTCCCACCAGCCGCGTGGACTGCACCGACCATCGCAAGATATTCGAGGGCATGTGCTGGCAGGTCATCGAGGTGGACGGCCACGACCACGACCAGATTCGCAAGGCCATTCAGGACGCACGGCTGGAAAGCTCCAAGCCGACCCTGATCATCGGCAACACGGTCATGGCCAAGGGCACCGCCACCATGGAAGGCGACCACAACACCCACGGCGCGCCCCTCAAGGCCGACGAGATCGCGGCTTCCAAGAAGAAGCTCGGCCTGCCCGAAAACGAATCCTTTTTCGTTCCCGAGGACGTGATCGCCCACTTCCGCGCCCGTTTCGACGGCATGCGCAAGAACGCGGCGGACTGGAAGGCCGTGCTGGACGCGCGCCTTGCCGACGACGCCGAGTTCGCGACCCTGTGGAAGCAGATCATGACCCCGCGTTCGGAACTGGATTTCACGCTGCCCGAGTTCACGCCCGGCGATTCCGTGGCCACCCGCAAGGCATGGGGCGCCTGCCTGAACACGATCATGGAGCAGCTCCCGAACCTGATCGGCGGTTCCGCCGACCTTGACCCGTCCAACCAGACCAACAAGTTCCGCGAGACCTTCGGCAACTTCGCGGTGGACGGCTACGAAGCCCGCAATCTGGCCGTGGGCGTACGCGAATTCCCCATGGCGGCCATCATGAACGGCATGCAGCTGCACGGCGGCCTGCTGCCCTTCGGCGCCACCTTTCTGGTGTTCTCGGACTACTGCCGCAATGCGATCCGCATGTCCGCGCTCCAGGAACTGCCCGTCCTGTACGTGTTCACCCACGATTCCTTCTGGGTGGGCGAGGACGGCCCCACGCACCAGCCCATTGAGCACGTCAGCTCCCTGCGCCTGATCCCGGAGCTCATCGACCTCCGGCCCGCTGACGCCCTTGAGACCGCCGTGTGCATGGACATCGCCCTGAAGCAGGAGAAGCACCCCTCGGTGCTGCTGCTCACCCGTCAGGGCCTGCCCGTATTCGACCCGGCCGAGCATCCCTCGGTCAAGGACGGCGTGCGCCGCGGCGCATACGTCCTGCAGGACTGCGAAGGCACCCCGGACCTGATCCTTCTGGCATCCGGCTCCGAAGTGTCCCTGGCCCTGGAAACCGCGAAGCTGCTCAAGCGCAAGGTGCGCGTGGTCAGCGTCCCGAGTTTCAAACTGTTTGACGAACAGCCTGAATCGTATAAAAAAGAAGTGTTGCCTCCCGAGGTTACGGCGCGTGCCGCAGCCGAGGCCGGCAGGACCGAGCTCTGGCACAAGTTCGTGGGCTGCGACGGACTGGTGCTCGGCCTCGACCACTTCGGACAATCCGCTCCCGGCAAGGAGCTGGCGGAGAAATATGGTTTCACCGCCGAGAACTTTGCCCGGATGATCAGAGAGAAATATTAGGAGTAACATCATGGAAGCGCCGCAAAAGAATCTCGCGCTGGACCTGGTCCGCGTCACTGAAGCCGCTGCTCTGGCATGCGGTCGCTGGCTCGGCAGAGGAGACAAGATCGCTGCCGATCAGGCGGCCGTCGACGCCATGCGCCTGTGTTTCAACACGTTGGAAATCGAAGGCAAGGTGGTCATCGGCGAAGGCGAGAAGGACGACGCGCCCATGCTCTTCAACGGAGAGAAACTGGGCAGGGGCGAAGGTCCCAAGGTCGACATCGCCGTCGACCCCCTGGAGGGCACCAACCTGCTCGCCTTCGGCCGCCCCAACGCCATCTCCGTTGTTGGCGTGGCCCCGTCCGGCTCCATGTTCGATCCGGGCCCGAGCTTCTACATGCAGAAGCTCGTTGTCCCGTCCAGAGCCAAGGACGTGGTGGACATCGAAGCCCCGGTCGGACACAACCTCAAGCTCATCGCCCGCGCCCTGGAAAAGGACGTTGACGACCTCGTGGTGTTCGTGCTGGACAAGCCCCGCCACAGGAAGCTGATCAGCGAAATCCGCGAAGCCGGCGCACGCATCCAGTTGCACACCGACGGCGACATCACGGGTTCGCTCATGGCCATCGACCCGCGCTGCGAAGTGGACGTGATGATGGGCACCGGCGGCACCCCCGAGGGCGTGCTGTCCGCCATTGCCATCCGCATCATGGGCGGCGAGATGTTTGCCAAGCTCGACCCGCAGAAGCAGGACGAGAAGAACGCTCTGGCCGATTTCGGTCTGGATGCCCGTCGCGTGCTGACCGTGAACGATCTGGTCAAGTCCGACGACCTGTTCTTCGCTGCCACCGGCATTTCCGGCGGCACGTTCCTGGGCGGCGTCAAGTACCACGGCAGCGGGGCCGAGACCTCGTCCCTGGTCATGCGCGGCAAGACCGGCACCATCCGCTACATCGAGGCCATCCACAACTGGGACAGCCTCATGCGTTTCAGCGCGGTGGACTACGACTAGGCCGACCCGCGACACAATGCCAAGCAAGGCCGGGACTGCTCGCAGTCCCGGCCTTTTTTTGCATCCGCAACAGGGTGGACCGGAGCATGCGGTTGCTGATGACAGCGCGAGCGAAACCCCGTAGACAACAGGCAGTCCGAACCGTTTGCCGGGCCGGGCAAATCTGATACACTGGAAACAACATGACCGAAAAGAATACCACCGCCGTTCCCAAGGGCCTTGCCGCGGAAAAACTGCGCGCCGCCATGGAACCGGAAAAGATACCGTTCCGGGACAGCCGGGAAATCCCGGAAAGCAACGCCTATTCCAAGTTCCAGCCCCGGGCCATACAGGCTCTGGAAATGGCTCTGGCCATCCGGGACCGGGAGCACAACGTCTACGTGTCGGCCGAGCCGAACATGGGCCGCACCTATTTCGTGAAGAACTTTCTGGAGCCCAAGGCGGCACAGGCGCCCGCGCCGTCGGACTGGGTCTACCTGCACAATTTCGAGGACCCGGACACGCCCCTGGCCGTGGCCATGCCCGCAGGCACAGGCCGCAAGTTCAAGGCGGCGCAGGCCAGGGCCATGACCGCCGTGCGTCAGGAAATTCCGGCCCGGTTCGAAAAGGAAGCCTTTCAGAAAAAACATGAACGGCTGCTCAAGGAATTCAACACCAAGCGCGACGACCTGTTCGCACGCATGGAAAAGATCGCCCAGAAGGAAAACTTCAATCTGAACGTGGATGACGAGGGCGTGCTCACCCTGTCCCCGATCGTGGAAGGCAAGGTCATTTCCGACGCGGACTACGACAAGCTCAAGCCCGGCCTGCGCAAGGAACTCAAGGCCAAGGGCGAGGAACTGCTCGCCAAGGTCACGACCATCCTGCGCTCCATCAACCGCATCGAAGTCGGGCTGCGGGAAAAGGAAATGGACCTGCAACGCGAAACCGCGCGCACGGTTCTGGACGAGAGCTTTGCCAAGATCCGCGAAAAATTCGAATCCGCGCCCGGGCTCAAGGACTATTTCGACGCGCTGGAAACCGAGGTGGTGGACAATGTGGAAGAGTTCCTGCCCCGTGAACAGAACGTGTCGAGCCTGCTTCAGGACGCGTCCGGAGGCGGAGAGAACTTCTTCACCCGGTTCGAGATCAACCTGTTCGTGGACAACGGCAAGACCAAGGGCGCACCCGTGATCGTGGAAGATCATCCCACGTCCTTCAACCTGCTGGGCAGCATCGAACGCGAGGCCGAGATGGGCGCGCTCTACACGGACTTCACCCTGATCAAGGCCGGGTCCATCCACAAGGCCAACGGCGGATTCCTGCTCCTGAACATGGAAGACCTGCTCGGCAATCCCAATTCGTGGGAAGGATTGCTCCGTGCCCTGCGCGCGGGCTGTTCGCGCATCGAGGACCCGGTGGACCCGGATCAGGTGCGCGCCCGGACCATCCAGCCCCAGCCAGTGCCGCTGGACATGCGCGTCATCCTCATCGGCACGGACGAGCACTACGAACTCCTGCTCATGGGCGACGACCGGTTCAGCAAGTATTTCAAGCTCAAGGCCCATCTCCAGCCCAGAGTCAAACGCACGGCCGCCAACATCCGGCACTATCTGTCGGTCATCGGCCGCATCGCCCGGGAATCCGACGTCCGCCCATTCACGCGCGACGCCCTTGCCGGGCTGCTGGATTTCGCATCCAGACTGGCCGAAGACCAGAAGGAGCTGTCCCTGTACATGCCGCTGGTCCGGGAACGCATGATCGAGGCCTCGGCCATGGCCGCGCTCAAGGGCAGGGACATGGTGGACGCGAAAGTGCTGCGTCAGGCCGTGGAGGCCCGGGACTACCGCGCCAACCTCTACGAAGAGGAATTCCTGTCCGACTACGACAGCCAGGTGATCAAGGTCGAGACGCAGGGCTTTGCCACGGGTCGGGCCAACGGCTTGTCCGTGACCATGTTCGGGGACTACGAATTCGGCCTGCCGCACCAGATTTCCTGCACCGTGGGCGTGGGGCACGGCGGCATTCTGGACCTTGAGCGCGAAGCCCAGCTTGGCGGCCCGATCCACACCAAGGGCATGATGATCATCAAGAGCTATCTGGTGCGCCTGTTCGCCCAGAAAAAGCCCATCGTGCTCACGGGCAGCCTGTGCCTCGAACAGAGCTATGCGGGCATCGAGGGCGATTCCGCATCCGGCGCGGAGCTGGCGTCCCTGCTCTCGGCCCTGTCCGGGGTGGCCATCAACCTTTCCTACGCCTTTACCGGCGCGGTGAACCAGTCCGGGGCCATCATGGCCGTGGGCGGGGTAAACCGGAAGATCGAGGGATTCTTCGAAGTCTGCCGCCGCCGCAAGCTCTCCGGCACGCAGGGCGTGATCATCCCCCGGGACAACGTGGTCAACCTCATGCTCAAGGAAGAGGTGGTCGAGGCCGTGCGCGACGGCAAGTTCCACATCTTCCCGGTCCGCACCATCGAGGAGGCCATGCAGATTCTCACGGGCGTGCGCGCCGGAACCCGGAGCAAGAACGGCAAATTCCCCCTCGGAACCATCTACCGCAGGGCCGACGACCGGCTGGCAGAGCTGGCCAAACTGGCCGTGCCCGGAGACAGGAAGTAATGTCTGAAGCATGGATACGCGCCAAACTGCCCGAATTCGTCCGCAACCTGTTCCGCAACTTCTGTCAGGCCTGCCACGAGCTGGAAGGACAGTTTCAGCTGTTCGATGAAAACGGGAATGTGGAATTCGCCGTGCTGCAGAACCTGCTCGGCAACGAGATGGACAAGGGGCTGCTCTGGCGAATGAAGGACACGGCCCACCACGTGTTCCGCAACGACCCGGACGAAATCCTGGCCGGGCAGTTTCTGGACTGGGCCATGGGCTACATCTTTCACGAGACCCTCAAGCTCAAGGAAGACGCGTATCAGAAACAGACCTATGCTCCGTGGTTCCACAAGATCACGGATTCGGAATTCACGGACGCGGACCGCGCCATGGGCCGGGAGCTCATCCAGATTCTGAACCAGACCGAGGAATCCATGAGCCGCGAGATCGAACGCATCCGGTTCATCATGGACAAATGCCGCCAGCTCCTGCCCGCGTACCTGACCCGATACCGGGACAACGTTCTGCTGGCCCGATTCATCTTTTCCCAGAACGAGCTCGTGCGCGAGGTGTTCGGCGCGGATTACGACCAGCTCATCGCCGCCCTGTACGGAAACGAGACCGAGCGCATGTACGTGCTGGCCAGTCAGAGCCTGCGCCGGGGAGGCTGGATCAAGGAGGCTTCCGAGGCTCTGGAGCAGGCCTTCCGGCTGAGTCCCTCAAGCAGATTGGTGTTGCAAGAAAAGAAAATAATTGATAATTGGGCTCGAAGAATACAAACATAGCCAGTGGAACGTGCTGGCTTGTCTTGAAAAGGAAATTTTAGGAGGCCGTGATGAAAAAGCTGATTTTATTGACGATCGCCCTGTGCATGGTTTTCGCCTGGGGTTGCTCCAAGAAGGTGAAGACCGAGCCTGAAGTCGTCGTGGTCGAGGAAAAGGAAGTCGTGGTCGAGCAGGAAGTTGTGACCGACCCCATGCAGGTCTACAAGGCCGAATACGATGCCCTGCCGGTCTCCCACACCGTGACCAAGGGCGAGTGCCTGTGGTGGATTTCCGAATACAAGCACATCTACAATGATCCCTTCATGTGGCCCCTGATCTACAAGGCCAACCGCGGCCAGATCAAGAACCCGGACCTGATCTACGCAGGCCAGCAGTTCGAGATTCCCCGCTACGGCTTCGACCTCGAAGAAGTCAAGGCCGCACGCAAGCAGGCCGGCGCTGCCTGGAAGGCTCTGGAACCTGGCGAAGACGCCATGATCCCGGCCGAAATGCGCGCCGCTCTGGGCTACAGCTTCTAATCCGGCCCCTTTCAGCGCAAAGCATACGAAACGCCCTGCCAACGCGGGGCGTTTTTTTGTGCCCCGGCACCAGCCCTCCCCCTGCTTCGGCGTAAAAAACAGCAAAAGCCGCTCTCTTCCTGCCTCCCCCGTCCCGAAAAGCGGCAAAGGCCCGGGGAATGCCTCGACAGAGCATTCCCCGGGCCTTTGCCGCTTTTCGGGACAACATGGGGATCCAAGGGGCCTTGCTCCTTGGCGGGTCCGGGCAGAGCCCGGCCCCCCGGGAGGGTCGCCGAAGGCCTTTCCCTGCTTCGCGCAGGGTCGCCGAAGGCCTTCCCTGCTTCGCACAGGGTCGCCGAAGGCCTTCCCGCTTCGGGAAAATCGCTGATGGGCCTTCCCCCGCTTACGAGAGCTTGTACAACAGACTGGCCTGCCGACAATGGCCACGCAACCCGAGCGTGCGATAGAGCGCGTCGATGTCCAGAGCTTCGCGCACAATGGACGCAAGGTTGTCCAGCGCATCTTCAAGGTCGAAGGCGGTCTGGACTTGCGTGAGCGGATCAAGCCCCTTGTCCATGCGCAACTGGTCGATGAACCAGCGCCGGAACTCGTCCGCATCGAACAGGCCGTGCAGATAGGTGCCCCAGACCCGGCCATCGGCCTTGCCGAAACCAAGGGGATCGCCCTGATTGTCGCGCAGGGCCACGCGCAGGGAATCGTTCATGGGCGCGGTTCGGCCATGATGAATTTCATAGCCGTGCACGCGCAGACCGGACCGGGAATGCACGCCATAGGTACGGCTCAGGGTCTTGTCCGGGCTCAGCGTGGTGCGCACCGGAAGCAGCCCGAAGCCATCCACGCGCGCGGATTCGGATTCCAGCCCGTGCGGATCGTCCACGAGTTCGCCGAGCATCTGGAACCCGCCGCAGATGCCGATGATGCGGGTTCGGTGACTGTCTCCGGCCAGTTCGCGAATGGCGGCAGCCATGCCTGCGCCGCGCAGGGCCTTCATGTCCGGCACCGTGGACTTGGACCCGGGAATGATCACGGCATCGGGATCGCCCAGTTCGTGGGGCGAGGACACCACGCGCACGCGCACGTCGGGTTCGGCGTACAGCGGATCGATGTCGTTGAAATTCGAAATGCGCGGCAGATCGATCACCGCAATGTCCACGCACTGGTCGGGCGGGAACTTGTCGGACTCGTCCGGCCGGAACCCTTCCTTGAAGGAAACGGAATCCTCCTCGGGCAGACCAAGGCCGTGGATGTACGGCACCACGCCGAGAATGGGCTTGCCCGTGTGCTCGAACATCTGGCCGAACGCGGGTTCCAGCAGGGTTGCGTCGCCCCGGAAGCGGTTGATCACGAACCCTTCGACCATGGCGCGTTCCGCAGGGGTGAGCAGCTGCATGGTGCCCACGATGGACGCGAACACCCCGCCCCGGTCGATGTCGCCGGTCAGAAGCACGCGCGCGTCCGCATACCGGGCCATGTTCATGTTCACGATGTCGTGATGCTTGAGATTGACCTCGGCCGGACTGCCCGCGCCTTCCAGCACCATGACCTCGTGCTCGTTGGCAAGGGAGTCGTAGGCGGACTTGACCGCGTCCCATGCCTGCGGCTTGTAGCGCACGTACTGGGACACGTTCATGTTGCCCACGGGCCTGCCCATGACAATGACCTGCGATCCGGTGTCGGACCCGGGCTTGAGCAGCACCGGGTTCATGCGCACGTCCGGATTCATGCGGCAGGCCATGGCCTGCGTCACCTGCGCCCGGCCCATTTCCCCGCCCGTGTCCGTGACATGGGAGTTCAGCGACATGTTCTGGGCCTTGAACGGGGCCACGTCATACCCGTCCTGAAGCAGGATGCGACACAGGGCCGCAGTGAGCACGGACTTGCCCGCATTGGAGCTGGTGCCCTGCAACATGATGGCCGGGGTGTGGCGTTCCCGTTTGACCAGCGGTGGCCGGGCCGTGCCGGACAGGGCTTCCAGCGCGCGGATCAGCCGTTCATTGTCCTTTTCATTGCGCACGGCCACGCGAAACCACTCGCTGCCCAATCCCGAAAAATTCACGCACAAACGGATGGCGATGCGGTGTTCGCGCAAAAGACGATCCGCAAGCTCGCTGCCGTCCCGGCCCACGCGGTCCACGCGGCAGAGCAGAAAATTGGCCTCGCCGGGCAGGACGCGAAGCCCGGGCACCTGCCGCAATCCTGCGGCCAGTTCCTGCCGGAGCAGAGAGGTGCGCTCGCGGGTGCGCGCAGCGTAGTCGGTATCACGCAGGCAGCGCGCGCCCACGCGCTGGGCAAGGGAATTCACGGACCATGCGGGAATGCGCTTCCGCAGCTTGAGAATGATGTCGGGCCGGGCAAATGCCAGTCCGAGACGCAGGCCCGGAATGGCGAAGAACTTGGTCAGGGACACGATGGTGATCACGTTGTCCGGACGGTCGCGCACCAGCCTGTCCGCGTCCTCGGGCAGAAAATCGGCAAAGGATTCGTCCACGATGAATCGGGACTGGGGAAACATTTCCGCGACTTCGCGCAGGTCCGCCGCACTGAACGAGGTGCCCGTGGGATTGTTGGGCCGGGCCAGAAACACCACGGACGGGGTGCACAGGATCGGGCCGAGCGCGGGGAAATCCACCTGAAACCCGTTGTCCCGGCGCATGGGCAAATCCCTGACCGCAAGACGGTGCGCCTTGCATGCCCGGGCATAGTCCACATAGGAAGGCGAGGGAATCACGGCCTGCCGAAAGCCGCCCAGCCCGGCGGCCGCGAACAGCAGTTCCGAAGCGCCGTTTCCCGCAAGAATCTGGGTTGGCCAGACCTTGTAGCGATCGGACGCGGCCATGACGAGATCCATGTTGTCCGGATCCGGGTAGTGGTCCACGTCCTGAAGCGCGGCCCCTACCTCCTGCCCCAGCCATGCGGGCGGGCCAAGGGGATTGATGCTGGCGGAAAAGTCGAGGATGTCGGACGGCGCACATCCGGCCTGCTCGGCCAGTTTGCGCAGATTGCCGCCATGGGCGAACCGCTGTTCGTCCAGAATGTCGGGAATGCCCGCGAATACGCTCTGTTTCAAGAATGGCCCCGCTGTGTCCGCCCCGCCTGCGAATCGAAATTCCCGGGACGACACGGACTCTAAAGATTTTCAAGACTGCCCGTGTTGTACCTGCAAACCCGGAGCGCGGCAAGACCGGCGCATTGGTTCGCAGGCCCCGGCTTGCCGCGCACGCAGGTTCGGGTGTAGTCTCGGACGCATGGGTGAAACGCGCATTGCGGTCCTTTCGGACGTGCATTCCAATCTTGCGGCGCTGGAGGCCGTGCTTGACGATCTGGATTCCCGGGACTCGGCCGCACAGGTGGTGGTGACCGGGGACTGCATCGGGTACGGCCCGGACCCGGACGCGTGCGTGCGTCTGCTGCGCGAACGCAAGGCCATGGCGGTCATGGGCAACCATGAGCAGGCATTGCTCAACCTGATCTACCTGAACCGCATGAACCAGTTCGCCCGGGACGCGCTGCGCCGCAATGCGGAACTGCTTTCCCCGGACTCCCGGCAATGGTGCGAATCCCTGCCCAAGGCGCTGGTCGTGGACGGCTGCCGGTTCGTGCACGGCCTGCCGCCCGACGATCCGGTCACGTATCTGTGGAAGGTACGCACCAATCTCGCTCCGGTGTTCGGCAGCTTTCCGGAACGCATCTGCTTCGTGGGCCACACCCATGATCTGACGCGATTCACGTTCAACGGCACCTCGGTCGCGGAACATCCCCTGCGGCAGGGAGTTGTCCTGCTGGAGCCGGACCTGCGGCATCTGGTGAACATCGGGGCCGTGGGCCAGCCAAGGGACGGGGACAACCGCGCCAAGTACGGCCTGTTCGATCCCGGGACCCGGGAACTGGAAATGCGCTTCGTGGCCTATGACATTGCCCGGACAGCAGCCCGCATCAGGGAGGTCGGCATCCACCGCATGTTTGCCCAGCGACTGTGGTGACGCCGCGCGATCTTCGGGAATAATAACGGCATCACGCTGGCCCGGCGCATGGTTGCGTGATATCCTTTTCACGCTGCAATCTTTCCCAAAGGAGTCGCCATGCGAGCCATCATCGCCGGAGGAACCGGGTTCATCGGCAGGCATCTGAGCGCGGAACTCGTTGCGCACGGCTGGGAGGTCGTGATCCTTTCCCGCTCGCCGTCCAAGGTCGCGGAAACGTTCCACAGCGGAGTCATCGGCATGCCCTGGGACAACGGGTGGACCGAATTTCTGGACGACGCATCCGTGATCGTGAATCTGGCCGGAAGCAACATTGCGTCCGGTCGCTGGAACGAATCCGTCAAGGAACGCATCCTGTCCAGCCGGATTCGGGCCGGGCAACGGATTGTGGAAACTATACGCAATTCGGAGAGGAAACCCGCCGCCCTGATTCAGGGGTCTGCCGTGGGCTTCTACGGACCGCGCAACGACAACCCCGTGGACGAGTCCACGGAGTCCGGAACCGGATTTCTGGCCTCGGTCACGCGCGAATGGGAGGCGTCCACCCGGGAACTGGAGGATCTGGGTGTACGGCGAGCCGTGATCCGCACGGGCATGGTACTGGGCCACGGCGGGGCGCTGGAACGCATGTTGCCACCCTTTCGCCTGTTCGCGGGCGGCCCGGTGGGCAGTGGAAGACAGGGCGTGTCGTGGATACACATGCTGGATCAGGTCCGGGCCATCCGGTTCCTGATGGAGACCGATTCCGCAAGCGGGCCCTACAACCTGACCGCGCCGACCCCGGTGAATTTCCGCAAGTTCGCCCGCACTCTGGGCGAGGCCATGCGCAGGCCGTCATGGCTTCCGGCCCCGGCATTCGCCCTGCGGCTGCTGTTCGGGGAAATGGCGGACGAGGTGCTGCTTTCGGGCCAGCTTGCCCTGCCCTCGCGACTGCTTGAGGCGGGCTTCGAGTTCCGCTTTCCCGAACTCGCCCCGGCCCTGCAGGACCTGCTCGACTGAGTTCCGGCCTTGAATCATGGCCCGGCCTTGTTTACAACAGCCAGGCGGAGTTCCGCGCGCTTGCGACAGATCGCCCTTGTTCAACAGCCCCCACAGGAGACCCCATGAGCGGACAGATACTGATCATCGACGACGAGGAAGGCATTCGATTTTCCCTGCGTGGCATCCTTGAGGACGAGGGCCACGACATCATCGAGGCCGAATCCGGGGAACAGGGGCTGGAACTGCTGGAAAGCGAGGACCCGGACCTTGTCTTTCTGGACATCTGGCTGCCGGGCATGGACGGGCTGGAGGTACTGGACCGTGTGGCCGAGAATCACGAGGGCCTGCCCGTGATCATGATCTCGGGGCATGGCACCATCGAGACCGCAGTGCAGGCATTGAAAAAGGGCGCGTTCGACTTCATCGAAAAACCCCTGTCCCTTGAAAAGGTGGTGGCCACCACGCGCAACGCCATCGAGTTCTCCCGGCTGCGGCTGGAAAACCGTGCCCTGCGCACCCGCATTTCCTCGGAACAACCCGTGCGCATCACGGGCGAGTCCGAGCCCATCCGCGCGCTCAAGGACGTGATCTCCCGGGTCGCGCCCACGGACGCCTGGGTGCTCATCACCGGAGAAAACGGCACGGGCAAGGAAATCGTGGCCCGGTCCATCCACGACCAGTCCAAACGCGCGGACAAGCCCCTTGTGGCCGTGAACTGCGCGGCCATTCCCGAGGAGCTGATCGAATCCGAACTGTTCGGCCATGAAAAGGGCGCATTCACCGGCGCGGAAAAGGCGCAGGAAGGCAAGTTCGAACTGGCGGACGGCGGCACATTGTTTCTGGATGAAATCGGGGACATGAGCCTCAAGACGCAGGCCAAGATACTGCGCATCCTTCAGGAGCAGCGGTTCGAGCACGTGGGCGGGCGCAAGACCATCAAGGTGGACGTGCGCGTGATTGCGGCCACGAACAAGAATCTGCTG
Above is a window of Pseudodesulfovibrio tunisiensis DNA encoding:
- a CDS encoding sigma-54-dependent transcriptional regulator translates to MSGQILIIDDEEGIRFSLRGILEDEGHDIIEAESGEQGLELLESEDPDLVFLDIWLPGMDGLEVLDRVAENHEGLPVIMISGHGTIETAVQALKKGAFDFIEKPLSLEKVVATTRNAIEFSRLRLENRALRTRISSEQPVRITGESEPIRALKDVISRVAPTDAWVLITGENGTGKEIVARSIHDQSKRADKPLVAVNCAAIPEELIESELFGHEKGAFTGAEKAQEGKFELADGGTLFLDEIGDMSLKTQAKILRILQEQRFEHVGGRKTIKVDVRVIAATNKNLLEEIENGRFREDLYYRLKVFPLELPPLRDRAGDVPLLIDAFTDMLARRHGFKPIAFDDSALAVLRVYPWPGNVRELKNFVERMFILFAGETVGADKLPPEFKAVRATAEEEPAVSREPEDMDAVIAQGPDDLKQARAEFEARFLEAKLRECGGNVTQLARNVGLERSSLYRKLKTYNIQTD